The nucleotide window CTCGGTTACGACGCAATAGAATCAATGAGAGTCAAATTCTTCGGGAACAGAATGATGCTTAGATGGGAAGAGAGAAGTGGAGATAAGAATTATTACAAAATTCTTAAAGAAGCTGGAATAAAATATCCAAAAATAATAAAACCGGAGGAAATTGAGGACCCTGTTATTGTAAAGTTACCTGAGGCTAGGCGTAGAGTCGAGAGGGGATTCTTTTTTGCATCTGACTCTGAAGATTTCAAGCAAAAGCTCCAAAAACTAACCAAGGACGGTGTAATAGATGAGGAAAGCGTAACTAAAATGGTAATAGAGCAATTCATATTCGGAGCGTACTTTAATGTAAACTATTTCTACTCACCCATATTTGATAGAGTGGAGATAATTAGTGTGGATAGAAGAATTCAGAGTGATTGGGACTCCTTTTACAGATTACCCGCAGAAATACAAATCAAACTCAAAAAGTATCCAAGGCTTATCGAAGTTGGTCATGAACCTGCTACTATTCGCGAGAGTTTACTGGAAAAGCTATTTGACGCAGGATACTCGTTTGTCGAAGCTACGAAGAAACTTGAAAAACCTGGTATAATAGGACCTTTCACCTTACAATTGGCAGTTACCCCAGATCTAGACATAGTTGTCTTTGATGTAGCGCCTCGAATTGGAGGAGGAACCAATGCGTACATGGGGATAGGCAGTCAGTACTCCAAACTTTACTTTGGGAAACCTATCAGCTTGGGTAGAAGGATAGCAATTGAGATTAAGGAGGCCATAATCAAGAGAGAGCTGGACGTTATAGTAAGCTGATTTATAATTATAAAATTTTAGTAATTCTAGTAACAATCTCTTTCAGTTCTATACCAATGTTAAGAATTATAATTATAGAGTATTGACTCGAGACATTTTTATACCATGAAGTATCACTAATCAAAACGGTGTTTAATGCTCGATATACTCGTTGGAGGTTTTTACGGAGATGAAGGCAAAGGAAAAATAGCCTCTTACCTTGGTCTCATGGGAGGATACACAGTTTCAGTTAGAACTGGTTCCATTAATGCTGGTCACACAGTGAAATATAACAGTTCTACTTGGAAAATTAGAATAATCCCGTCCGCCTTCATTAATCCTAAAGTAACCCTGGCAATTGGACCTGGAGCTCTTACAAGTGTGGAACAGCTGAGAAAGGAAATGATTGAAACTGGCTCCAGTGAAAGAATAGTAATAGATAAACATGTAGGTATTATTACAGAAGAAGAAATCCAGGAAGAGAGGAAAGACGAACATTTAATGAAAACCATTGGAAGCACTGGACAGGGAGTGGGAATGGCTGAAGCAAAGAGAATCCTAAGGAAATTAAAATTGGCAAAAGATTTTGAGGAATTAGAAAAATACATTACTGATGTACCTCAAATGCTCTTAGAAAGATTAGACGCTGGAGAAAGAATTATGGTTGAGGGTACTCAGGGGACCTATCTTAGCTTATATCATGGTGAATATCCATACGTAACTAGCAGGAACACAACG belongs to Metallosphaera tengchongensis and includes:
- a CDS encoding formate--phosphoribosylaminoimidazolecarboxamide ligase family protein; the protein is MRIASVASHSALDVFDGAKDEGFYTVALCKKGRERPYIEFKRVVDECIILDDFKEIITDKVQSRLLQQDTLIVPNRSMAVYLGYDAIESMRVKFFGNRMMLRWEERSGDKNYYKILKEAGIKYPKIIKPEEIEDPVIVKLPEARRRVERGFFFASDSEDFKQKLQKLTKDGVIDEESVTKMVIEQFIFGAYFNVNYFYSPIFDRVEIISVDRRIQSDWDSFYRLPAEIQIKLKKYPRLIEVGHEPATIRESLLEKLFDAGYSFVEATKKLEKPGIIGPFTLQLAVTPDLDIVVFDVAPRIGGGTNAYMGIGSQYSKLYFGKPISLGRRIAIEIKEAIIKRELDVIVS
- a CDS encoding adenylosuccinate synthetase, which translates into the protein MLDILVGGFYGDEGKGKIASYLGLMGGYTVSVRTGSINAGHTVKYNSSTWKIRIIPSAFINPKVTLAIGPGALTSVEQLRKEMIETGSSERIVIDKHVGIITEEEIQEERKDEHLMKTIGSTGQGVGMAEAKRILRKLKLAKDFEELEKYITDVPQMLLERLDAGERIMVEGTQGTYLSLYHGEYPYVTSRNTTASGVLSEVGVGPKYVGQIIVVFKSFVTRVGEGYLENELTPEQAEHLGLLERGTVTGRVRRVSPFNTPLAKKAIRLNSATQVAITKLDAIFKDAKGIKDYSKLPRDARLWIEELESELKVPITLIGTGEDAIETIDLRSEKIGD